Proteins from one Arthrobacter sp. DNA4 genomic window:
- a CDS encoding ABC transporter family substrate-binding protein, which translates to MPVRRLMQLLIAALAAALVLSGCSGGSAPSVVVGEAKRGGSVTVAEVNAFSSFNPYSASGNTDINSKIGAITHSGFFYLDDSSKVVRNDKFGHFEKVSDQPLKVKYTVNEGVKWSDGAPIGAADLLLSWAAGSGYFDDVDPAAGKGTKYFSVASDTTGLAGTLFPEIGSDGRSITIEYAAPYADWEVAFDVGLPAHVVAAKSGLNDEEDLVKLLKDTPRGNPDKPASHPALKKVSDFWNTGFDTKSVPDDPALYLSSGPYIVRDIVPEVSMKLVRNRDYVWGAEPWLDEINVRFTGAVPAAVDALRNGQADIISPQPSAATDNLLTGLSGQGITVERYKQSGYDHLDLNFSGTFADKDVREAFLKTVPRQAIVDAVVGTQVADNKPLDSQVFLPGQPKYDETVKNNGSSDYAKVDIDGAKRLLKDATPSIRILYNRDNPNRAKAFALIRDSAALAGFRVVDGGQGSAEWAAALSRGGYDAALSGWIGTEAGVSRVPQIFRTGAGSNFTGYSDADADKIMEQLAVTTDLGKQDELLAGIDKHIWEDAYGLPLYQTPGTTAFNSRVVSVKTSPGPLGVWWNVAEWRLS; encoded by the coding sequence ATGCCGGTCCGGCGTCTGATGCAGTTGCTCATCGCCGCGTTGGCGGCTGCCCTGGTTCTTTCCGGCTGTTCGGGCGGCAGCGCCCCGTCCGTGGTGGTGGGGGAGGCAAAGCGGGGCGGCAGCGTCACCGTGGCCGAGGTCAACGCATTCTCCTCGTTCAACCCCTACAGCGCCAGCGGCAACACCGACATCAACTCGAAGATCGGCGCCATCACACACTCGGGCTTCTTCTACCTGGACGACAGCTCCAAGGTGGTCCGCAACGACAAGTTCGGGCACTTCGAGAAGGTCTCTGACCAGCCGCTCAAAGTAAAGTACACGGTCAATGAGGGCGTGAAGTGGTCGGACGGTGCGCCCATCGGAGCTGCAGACCTCCTGCTGAGCTGGGCCGCCGGGTCAGGTTACTTCGATGACGTCGACCCCGCAGCGGGGAAGGGCACCAAGTACTTCTCGGTTGCCTCCGATACCACAGGCCTGGCGGGTACCCTGTTTCCCGAAATCGGGTCGGACGGCCGTTCCATCACCATTGAGTACGCCGCACCGTACGCTGACTGGGAAGTGGCGTTCGACGTCGGACTCCCGGCCCATGTCGTCGCTGCCAAGAGCGGACTCAACGATGAGGAAGACCTGGTCAAGCTCCTCAAGGACACGCCCCGGGGCAACCCGGACAAGCCGGCGTCGCACCCGGCCCTTAAAAAGGTCAGCGATTTCTGGAACACCGGCTTCGACACGAAGTCCGTTCCGGATGATCCTGCGCTCTACCTGTCCAGCGGCCCCTACATTGTCCGCGACATCGTGCCTGAAGTTTCCATGAAGCTGGTCCGGAACCGGGACTACGTGTGGGGCGCGGAACCGTGGCTGGATGAGATCAATGTCCGGTTCACGGGGGCCGTGCCGGCGGCGGTTGATGCTCTGCGCAACGGGCAGGCGGACATCATTTCGCCCCAGCCCTCGGCTGCCACGGACAATCTCCTCACCGGCCTGTCAGGCCAGGGCATCACCGTTGAACGGTACAAACAGTCCGGCTACGACCACCTTGACCTCAACTTCTCCGGAACGTTTGCGGACAAGGATGTCCGGGAAGCCTTCCTCAAAACGGTGCCGCGGCAGGCGATCGTGGACGCCGTGGTGGGCACCCAGGTGGCGGACAACAAGCCGCTGGACTCCCAAGTGTTCCTGCCCGGACAGCCAAAGTACGACGAGACCGTGAAAAACAACGGGTCTTCCGATTACGCCAAGGTGGACATCGATGGCGCAAAGAGGCTCCTTAAGGACGCCACCCCCAGCATCCGCATTCTCTATAACCGGGACAACCCGAACCGGGCCAAAGCCTTCGCCCTGATCCGCGATTCGGCCGCCCTGGCGGGATTCCGGGTTGTCGACGGCGGCCAGGGGAGTGCAGAGTGGGCTGCCGCGTTGAGCCGGGGCGGCTACGACGCCGCCCTGTCAGGCTGGATCGGGACTGAAGCGGGTGTCAGCAGGGTGCCGCAGATCTTCCGCACCGGGGCCGGCAGCAACTTCACGGGATATTCCGACGCCGACGCGGACAAGATCATGGAACAACTGGCCGTGACCACGGACCTGGGCAAACAGGACGAGCTTCTGGCCGGGATCGACAAGCACATCTGGGAGGACGCGTATGGCCTCCCCCTTTATCAAACCCCGGGAACAACGGCGTTCAATTCCCGGGTGGTAAGCGTGAAGACCAGCCCCGGTCCCCTCGGCGTGTGGTGGAACGTTGCGGAGTGGCGGCTGTCCTAG
- a CDS encoding DUF805 domain-containing protein: MSIPQPSNVPGSAVPPLELPYYGAPPVDAVKRVFQKYAVFSGRASRSEYWWWFLASGLASAVLNSISPTVVNGQVTGSSALGGLWFLATVVPSLAVASRRLHDVNLSAWMLLLALIPVLGWIVLIVLLAQRENPYGQRFDKYPAPERGQASSAPPSWPQQQPPYPPGPAGPTGP, translated from the coding sequence ATGAGCATCCCCCAACCGTCCAATGTGCCCGGAAGTGCAGTCCCGCCCCTCGAACTGCCGTACTACGGTGCTCCGCCGGTGGACGCGGTCAAACGCGTCTTCCAGAAGTACGCGGTCTTCTCGGGGCGCGCCAGCCGAAGCGAATATTGGTGGTGGTTCCTCGCTTCCGGGCTGGCCTCAGCGGTGCTGAATTCCATCAGTCCCACTGTAGTCAACGGCCAGGTGACGGGGTCCAGCGCCCTGGGTGGTTTGTGGTTTCTCGCCACCGTTGTCCCGTCACTCGCGGTGGCGTCCCGGCGCCTCCACGACGTGAACCTCAGCGCCTGGATGCTGCTGCTCGCCCTCATCCCCGTGCTTGGATGGATTGTGCTCATCGTGCTGCTCGCACAGCGGGAGAACCCGTATGGCCAGCGTTTCGACAAGTACCCTGCACCGGAGCGTGGGCAGGCATCATCCGCTCCCCCGTCCTGGCCTCAGCAGCAGCCTCCCTACCCGCCAGGTCCCGCGGGTCCGACCGGGCCGTAG
- the ychF gene encoding redox-regulated ATPase YchF translates to MALTIGIVGLPNVGKSTLFNALTRNQVLAANYPFATIEPNVGVVNLPDPRLQKLAGIFGSQRVLPAAVSFVDIAGIVKGASEGEGLGNQFLANIREAEAIAEVVRVFDDPDVIHVDGKVDPRSDMETINTELILADLQTIEKAIPRIEKEVKIKKREAAELAAIKAAQAVLERGDTIYSSIKSDKLEMEHLKELGLLTAKPFIYVFNADEGILGSPEKQEELRAMVAPADCIFLDAKLEADLVELDEEEAREMLEMNGQDESGLDQLARVGFHTLGLQTYLTAGPKEARAWTIRQGDTAPQAAGVIHSDFQRGFIKAEVVSFDDLVDAGSMAEAKSRGKVRIEGKEYVMADGDVVEFRFNV, encoded by the coding sequence GTGGCTCTTACTATTGGCATCGTCGGACTGCCCAACGTCGGCAAATCAACCCTGTTCAACGCGCTCACCCGCAACCAGGTCCTGGCCGCGAACTATCCGTTCGCCACCATCGAACCCAATGTCGGCGTCGTGAACCTCCCGGACCCCAGGCTGCAGAAGCTCGCCGGGATCTTCGGCTCCCAGCGCGTCCTGCCCGCCGCGGTATCCTTCGTCGACATCGCCGGCATCGTGAAGGGCGCATCGGAGGGGGAGGGGCTTGGCAACCAGTTCCTGGCCAATATCCGCGAAGCTGAAGCCATCGCCGAAGTTGTCCGGGTCTTCGATGACCCCGACGTAATCCACGTCGACGGCAAGGTGGATCCCCGCTCGGACATGGAGACGATCAACACCGAGTTGATCCTCGCGGACCTGCAGACCATCGAAAAAGCCATCCCGCGGATCGAAAAAGAAGTCAAGATCAAGAAGCGGGAAGCCGCCGAGCTCGCCGCCATCAAGGCAGCGCAGGCGGTGCTGGAGCGGGGAGACACCATCTACTCCTCCATCAAGAGCGACAAACTGGAGATGGAACACCTCAAGGAGCTGGGCCTGCTGACTGCCAAGCCCTTCATCTACGTGTTCAATGCCGACGAAGGCATCCTGGGCAGCCCGGAAAAGCAGGAAGAACTGCGCGCCATGGTTGCCCCGGCAGACTGTATCTTCCTTGACGCCAAACTCGAGGCCGACCTTGTGGAGCTGGACGAGGAAGAGGCGCGCGAGATGCTGGAGATGAACGGCCAGGACGAATCCGGCCTGGACCAGCTGGCACGCGTGGGCTTCCACACCCTGGGGCTGCAGACCTACCTCACGGCGGGCCCCAAGGAAGCGCGAGCCTGGACCATCCGGCAGGGTGACACGGCACCGCAGGCAGCCGGCGTCATCCACTCAGACTTCCAGCGCGGCTTCATCAAGGCCGAAGTAGTCTCCTTCGACGACCTTGTGGACGCCGGATCCATGGCTGAGGCGAAATCCCGCGGCAAAGTCCGGATCGAAGGCAAGGAATACGTCATGGCCGACGGCGACGTGGTGGAGTTCCGCTTCAACGTCTGA
- a CDS encoding DNA recombination protein RmuC, producing MDAFALILALFMLLLGALAGAAATYFSLRRNSHALESDFDQVSSRLSDVTAQLAAADAERRLLAAQNRELGEARTQDGSVLRALAPVAEKLSAVQQQVALLERDRVEQYGQLAQQLQEARLSDEQLIRSTHALESALRSNSARGQWGEVQLRRVVEAAGMLRHVDFVEQVHSAGHDSAVRPDLVVQLPGEKQLVVDAKVPLSSYLEAQELDAVDPRLARAAGPQSANDGRNRQALLAAHAKALRAHVDALGTKKYWDIPGNSPELVVCFIPAESILAAALTADAGLLDHALSRNVVLASPSTLLAVLKSVAFTWRQDVLTDSARELFELARQLYDRMGTLGENVTKLGSSLKTSVDRYNAMVGTLEARVLPTARKLNSLEESGLVAPSLVEVTPRALVAPELQGDDEAA from the coding sequence ATGGATGCTTTTGCCTTGATTCTGGCCCTCTTCATGCTGCTGCTCGGTGCGCTTGCCGGCGCTGCAGCCACCTATTTCTCATTGCGCCGGAACTCGCACGCCCTGGAGTCGGACTTCGACCAGGTGTCGTCCCGCCTGTCCGATGTCACGGCGCAGCTGGCAGCGGCCGACGCCGAGCGGCGGCTTTTGGCCGCACAGAACCGTGAGCTGGGTGAGGCCCGGACACAGGACGGCAGCGTGCTGCGTGCCCTGGCGCCCGTGGCCGAGAAGCTGTCCGCGGTGCAGCAGCAGGTGGCACTGCTGGAGCGGGACCGGGTTGAGCAGTACGGCCAACTGGCCCAGCAGCTGCAGGAGGCCAGGCTGTCCGATGAACAGCTCATCCGTTCCACGCATGCCCTGGAATCGGCGCTGCGTTCCAACAGCGCCAGAGGCCAGTGGGGCGAGGTGCAGCTCCGGCGCGTAGTGGAGGCTGCCGGCATGCTCCGCCACGTCGACTTCGTCGAGCAGGTCCACAGCGCAGGCCACGACTCAGCTGTGCGGCCGGATCTGGTGGTGCAGCTGCCGGGTGAAAAGCAACTGGTGGTGGACGCAAAAGTCCCGTTGTCGTCCTACCTTGAGGCACAGGAACTGGACGCGGTGGACCCCCGCCTGGCACGGGCCGCCGGGCCACAGTCGGCAAACGACGGCCGGAACCGGCAGGCCCTGCTGGCGGCACACGCCAAGGCGCTGAGGGCGCACGTCGACGCGCTGGGTACCAAGAAATACTGGGACATCCCCGGGAACTCCCCGGAACTGGTGGTCTGCTTCATCCCGGCCGAATCCATCCTCGCAGCGGCATTGACTGCTGACGCCGGACTCCTGGATCACGCGCTGTCACGCAACGTTGTCCTTGCGTCACCGAGCACCCTCCTGGCCGTGCTGAAGTCCGTGGCGTTCACGTGGCGCCAGGACGTCCTGACGGACAGTGCACGCGAGCTCTTCGAACTTGCGCGGCAGCTGTACGACCGGATGGGCACGCTGGGCGAGAATGTCACCAAGCTGGGATCGTCACTGAAGACCTCAGTGGACCGTTACAACGCCATGGTTGGCACACTGGAAGCCAGGGTCCTGCCCACAGCGCGGAAGCTCAACAGCCTGGAGGAGTCCGGCCTGGTTGCACCTTCGCTGGTGGAAGTTACCCCGCGGGCGTTGGTGGCACCGGAACTGCAGGGCGACGACGAAGCGGCCTGA
- a CDS encoding 4-hydroxy-3-methylbut-2-enyl diphosphate reductase, whose product MTTSAVSLSMPTIPRRRRSPEEVAAAAPVNGTKKVLLAAPRGYCAGVDRAVIAVEKALEHYGPPVYVRKQIVHNVHVVSSLEEKGAIFVDETDEVPEGALVIFSAHGVSPAVVESAETRGLRTIDATCPLVTKVHKEAVRFAKDDFDILLIGHDGHEEVEGTSGEAPEHIQIINGPHEVDQVTVRDPEKVIWLSQTTLSVDETMETVRLLKERFPTLQDPPSDDICYATTNRQVAIKKIAPKADLVIVVGSANSSNSVRLVEVALEYGAKASYRVDFANEVDEAWFEGVATVGVTSGASVPEVLVQDVLRLLADYGYGAVEEVVTAEEDLLFSLPKELRATLKQAGDVSRALGGRRSRS is encoded by the coding sequence ATGACCACCTCGGCTGTATCCCTTTCGATGCCAACCATTCCGCGCAGGCGCCGCTCGCCTGAGGAGGTAGCAGCCGCAGCCCCCGTAAACGGAACCAAGAAGGTGCTGCTGGCCGCTCCCCGCGGATACTGCGCAGGCGTTGACCGGGCCGTGATCGCGGTCGAAAAGGCGCTGGAACACTACGGGCCGCCCGTGTATGTCCGCAAGCAGATTGTCCACAACGTCCACGTGGTCAGCTCGCTGGAGGAAAAGGGCGCCATCTTCGTGGACGAAACGGACGAAGTACCCGAAGGTGCCCTCGTGATCTTCTCCGCCCACGGAGTGTCCCCGGCAGTGGTCGAGTCCGCCGAAACCCGGGGCCTGCGCACCATTGACGCCACGTGCCCCCTGGTCACCAAAGTGCACAAGGAAGCCGTCCGCTTCGCAAAGGACGATTTCGATATCCTCCTGATCGGCCACGACGGCCATGAGGAAGTGGAAGGCACCTCAGGGGAGGCGCCGGAGCACATCCAGATCATTAATGGCCCGCACGAAGTGGACCAGGTCACTGTCCGCGACCCCGAAAAGGTCATCTGGCTTTCGCAGACCACGCTGAGCGTGGACGAGACCATGGAGACCGTCCGGCTGCTCAAGGAACGGTTCCCCACCCTGCAGGATCCGCCCAGCGACGACATCTGCTACGCCACCACCAACCGCCAGGTGGCCATCAAAAAAATTGCGCCCAAGGCGGACCTGGTGATCGTGGTGGGTTCGGCCAACTCGTCCAACTCTGTCCGGCTGGTGGAGGTGGCGCTCGAATACGGTGCCAAGGCCTCGTACCGGGTGGATTTCGCCAACGAGGTTGACGAGGCGTGGTTTGAAGGCGTCGCAACCGTGGGTGTGACCTCGGGGGCATCCGTTCCCGAGGTGCTGGTGCAGGACGTGCTGCGGCTGCTGGCTGATTACGGCTACGGAGCCGTGGAGGAAGTGGTTACGGCCGAGGAAGACCTCCTCTTCTCGCTGCCCAAGGAACTCCGGGCCACCCTGAAGCAGGCCGGCGATGTCAGCCGCGCGCTGGGCGGACGCCGGTCCCGCAGCTAA
- the xseA gene encoding exodeoxyribonuclease VII large subunit: protein MSDQASLPGTAPTTLLTTAAETSPDNPWPLQLLSQKLKAHIDRTPSAWVEGQVIELNRRGTNAYITLRDVDAEVSLPASVWTKVLERQNLPLERGSRVVALLKPEFWLKTGRLNMLVRDIRPVGLGDLLARIERLRQALAAEGLFADSRKKRLPLLPHRIGLITGRDSDAKKDILRNAALRWPAVEFEIREVAVQGNTAVSQIVRALRELDARPEVDVIVIARGGGALEDLLPFNSEELIRAVAAANTPVVSAIGHEADRPLLDYVADLRASTPTDAAKRIVPEVSEELAGVRQAREQLRRCVERLVDRESDRLAALHSRPVMAAPEGMVSVRGEEIERLLRRSSAAVSSTVVRAADQLEHLKAQVRALSPQKTLDRGYAVVELAGDQAARIAEAGHAVVRRPAEAPAGAPLSIRVAEGRFGATSTGPAESTRAPHPGNPDQHQEVEEKA from the coding sequence ATGTCTGACCAGGCCTCGTTACCGGGTACTGCCCCCACTACGTTGCTTACCACCGCGGCGGAAACCAGCCCGGACAACCCGTGGCCGCTGCAGCTGCTGTCGCAGAAGCTCAAGGCCCACATCGACCGCACCCCGTCGGCGTGGGTTGAAGGCCAGGTCATTGAACTGAACCGGCGCGGGACCAACGCCTACATCACGCTTCGGGACGTGGACGCGGAGGTGTCGCTGCCGGCTTCCGTCTGGACCAAGGTCCTGGAGCGGCAGAACCTTCCACTGGAGCGCGGATCACGGGTGGTGGCCCTGCTGAAACCGGAGTTCTGGCTGAAGACGGGCCGGCTGAACATGCTGGTGCGGGACATCCGGCCGGTCGGACTGGGTGACCTGCTGGCCCGGATTGAGCGGCTGCGCCAGGCCCTCGCGGCTGAGGGTCTTTTCGCCGATTCCCGGAAGAAGCGGCTGCCCCTGCTGCCGCACCGCATCGGCCTGATCACGGGTCGGGATTCGGACGCCAAGAAGGACATCCTTCGCAACGCGGCCCTCCGGTGGCCGGCGGTGGAGTTCGAGATCCGCGAGGTGGCCGTCCAGGGAAACACGGCCGTGTCCCAAATAGTCCGTGCCCTGCGTGAGCTGGACGCCCGGCCTGAGGTGGATGTCATCGTCATCGCCCGGGGCGGCGGGGCACTGGAGGATCTCTTGCCCTTTAACAGCGAGGAGCTGATCCGTGCCGTGGCCGCGGCCAACACGCCCGTCGTGAGCGCCATTGGCCATGAGGCGGACCGCCCGCTGCTGGATTACGTCGCCGATCTCCGGGCCTCCACCCCCACCGACGCCGCGAAGCGGATCGTGCCGGAGGTATCCGAGGAACTTGCCGGGGTGCGCCAGGCGCGGGAACAGCTGCGGCGCTGCGTGGAACGGCTGGTGGACCGGGAGTCGGACCGGCTGGCGGCACTGCATTCGCGGCCCGTCATGGCGGCGCCCGAGGGCATGGTCTCCGTCCGGGGCGAGGAAATCGAACGGCTGCTGCGGCGCTCCTCCGCCGCGGTGAGCTCCACGGTGGTGCGGGCAGCGGACCAGCTGGAGCATCTGAAAGCCCAGGTCCGCGCGCTCTCACCGCAGAAGACCCTGGACCGGGGGTACGCCGTCGTCGAACTGGCAGGAGACCAGGCCGCACGGATCGCCGAGGCCGGCCACGCCGTCGTCCGCAGGCCCGCCGAAGCACCTGCAGGTGCCCCCTTGTCCATCCGTGTGGCGGAGGGACGCTTCGGGGCCACCTCCACCGGCCCTGCGGAGTCCACCAGGGCACCGCACCCAGGAAACCCAGACCAGCACCAGGAAGTGGAAGAGAAGGCATGA
- a CDS encoding exodeoxyribonuclease VII small subunit: MTEQKPESDVAALSYEEAREQLIAVVGRLEAGGASLEESLALWERGEALAARCEEWLEGARKRLAAARDQPL; the protein is encoded by the coding sequence ATGACCGAACAGAAACCAGAATCCGACGTTGCCGCGCTGAGCTATGAGGAGGCCCGGGAGCAGCTCATCGCCGTGGTGGGCAGGCTGGAGGCCGGAGGGGCAAGCCTGGAAGAATCCCTGGCCTTGTGGGAGCGCGGCGAGGCACTGGCCGCGCGGTGCGAGGAGTGGCTCGAGGGAGCACGGAAGCGGTTGGCCGCTGCCCGCGACCAGCCGCTGTAA
- a CDS encoding PPK2 family polyphosphate kinase, producing MARVVGFDQHPSETLRVGKGFSLAAVDPDATPGYSGNKADGEALLAEMDGTLSELQEQLFAESRVGGKKRILLVLQAMDTVSKGGIVNHVMATMDPQGVQFKAFKAPTEQEKSYDFLWRIEKEVPAAGMVGIFDRSHYEDVLIHRVHNWATPEEINRRYRAINEFEARQTDAGTKIIKVMLNISKDEQKSRLLARLDNPAKHWKYSSGDLKERAFWDDYMAAYQAAFEETSSAIAPWYVVPANKKWFARIAVQQLVMSALSDFRLEWPKAEFDVDIERELVARS from the coding sequence ATGGCCCGCGTCGTTGGCTTCGACCAGCATCCGTCTGAGACCCTGCGCGTTGGAAAGGGATTTTCCTTGGCCGCGGTGGACCCGGACGCCACTCCGGGTTACAGCGGCAACAAGGCCGACGGCGAGGCGTTGCTGGCTGAGATGGACGGGACGCTGTCGGAGCTGCAGGAACAGCTGTTCGCCGAATCACGGGTCGGCGGCAAGAAACGGATCCTCTTGGTCCTCCAGGCCATGGATACAGTAAGCAAGGGCGGAATCGTCAACCACGTCATGGCCACCATGGACCCCCAGGGCGTCCAGTTCAAGGCGTTCAAGGCCCCCACCGAGCAGGAGAAGTCCTACGATTTCCTCTGGCGTATCGAGAAGGAGGTCCCCGCAGCCGGGATGGTAGGGATCTTTGACCGCTCCCACTACGAGGACGTCCTCATCCACCGCGTCCACAACTGGGCCACCCCGGAAGAAATCAACCGGCGCTACCGGGCCATTAACGAATTCGAAGCCCGCCAAACCGACGCCGGCACCAAGATCATCAAAGTGATGCTCAACATCAGCAAGGATGAGCAGAAATCCCGGCTGCTGGCCCGCTTGGACAACCCTGCCAAGCACTGGAAATACAGCAGTGGCGACCTGAAGGAACGGGCCTTTTGGGATGACTACATGGCCGCCTACCAGGCCGCCTTCGAAGAGACCAGTTCAGCGATTGCCCCATGGTACGTGGTTCCCGCCAACAAGAAATGGTTCGCCCGCATCGCCGTGCAGCAATTGGTGATGTCGGCGCTGTCCGATTTCCGCCTGGAGTGGCCCAAGGCTGAATTCGACGTCGACATCGAACGGGAGCTCGTAGCCCGTTCCTGA
- a CDS encoding pyridoxal phosphate-dependent aminotransferase, whose amino-acid sequence MAEFRQSTKLNNVLYDIRGPILEAAQQMEAEGHRILKLNIGNPAPFGFEAPDAILVDMIRHLPHAQGYSDSRGIFSARTAVSQYYQTRGIQNIHVDDIYLGNGVSELITMSLMALLDSGDEVLIPTPDYPLWTASVALAGGKPVHYLCDEESGWQPDLEDLEAKITPRTKGIVVINPNNPTGAVYPEQTLKRIVALAEKHGLVIFADEIYEKILYEDAVHVNLVSLTGDHVLCLTFSGLSKAYRVCGYRAGWMAISGPKKDAADYLEGINLLANMRLCANVPAQHAIQTALGGYQSINDLILPGGKLLEQRNKAYDMLNAIPGVSTQQAKGALYLFPRLDPEVYHIRDDEKFVLDLLREQKILVSHGRAFNWVRPDHFRMVTLPNVKDIEEAIGRMGDFLSRYQGN is encoded by the coding sequence ATGGCAGAATTCAGGCAGTCCACGAAGCTCAACAACGTCCTTTATGACATCCGTGGACCGATCCTTGAAGCCGCCCAGCAGATGGAGGCGGAGGGCCACAGGATCCTCAAGCTGAACATCGGGAACCCGGCGCCGTTTGGCTTCGAGGCACCGGACGCCATCCTCGTGGACATGATCCGCCACCTGCCCCACGCCCAGGGCTACAGCGATTCGCGTGGCATCTTTTCGGCGCGCACCGCCGTCTCGCAGTACTACCAGACCCGCGGAATCCAGAACATCCACGTTGACGACATCTACCTGGGCAACGGTGTCAGCGAGCTCATCACCATGTCCCTGATGGCGCTGCTGGACTCAGGCGACGAGGTGCTCATCCCCACGCCGGACTACCCGCTCTGGACAGCGTCCGTGGCGCTCGCCGGCGGCAAGCCGGTGCACTACCTCTGCGATGAAGAGTCCGGCTGGCAGCCTGACCTGGAGGACCTGGAAGCCAAGATCACACCCCGCACCAAGGGCATCGTGGTCATCAACCCGAACAACCCCACCGGCGCTGTGTACCCGGAACAGACCCTGAAGCGCATCGTGGCCCTGGCCGAAAAGCACGGCCTGGTGATATTTGCCGACGAGATCTACGAAAAGATCCTGTACGAGGACGCCGTCCACGTGAACCTGGTAAGCCTCACCGGCGACCACGTCCTGTGCCTGACCTTCAGCGGGTTGTCCAAGGCCTACCGCGTCTGCGGTTACCGGGCAGGCTGGATGGCCATTTCAGGACCCAAGAAGGATGCCGCCGACTACCTGGAAGGCATCAACCTCCTGGCCAACATGCGCCTGTGCGCCAATGTGCCGGCCCAGCACGCCATCCAGACGGCATTGGGTGGCTACCAGAGCATCAACGACCTCATCCTCCCGGGCGGTAAGCTGCTGGAGCAGCGCAACAAGGCCTACGACATGCTGAACGCCATTCCCGGAGTCAGCACTCAGCAGGCCAAAGGCGCCCTGTACCTGTTCCCGCGGCTTGACCCCGAGGTCTACCACATCCGGGATGACGAGAAATTTGTCCTTGACCTCCTGAGGGAACAGAAGATCCTGGTATCGCATGGCCGTGCCTTCAACTGGGTGCGCCCGGACCACTTCCGCATGGTGACGCTGCCCAACGTGAAGGACATCGAAGAGGCTATCGGGCGCATGGGGGACTTCCTAAGCAGGTACCAGGGGAACTAG
- a CDS encoding ABC transporter substrate-binding protein, translating into MKDSRPQRLGRRAFSGLAAGLGLAVALSACGGSSDPLKNAPASSAGASGGATSLVVGSADFPESQIIAELYAGALNANGITATTKPNIGSREVYFKAVQDGSVDVVPDYSGNLLLYVDKEAKEVSAGDIAKALPGKLPDGLGVLDVSKAEDKDAMVVTKATAEKYQLKSIEDLAKVCSQIVVGAPATFAERAYGLPGLKKNYNCEPKKLEPFSDGGGPVTLKALLEDQVQVADIYTTTPSIADNDLVVLDDPKNNFIAQQVLPLYNKAKMTDKAKEALNSVSSTLTTDDLINLNRAVSGSQKQDAKTAATNWLKEKGIVK; encoded by the coding sequence ATGAAAGATAGCCGTCCCCAGCGCCTCGGCAGGCGGGCGTTCAGCGGCCTTGCCGCCGGGCTTGGCCTGGCAGTGGCGCTGTCAGCCTGCGGCGGTTCGTCCGATCCGCTGAAGAACGCGCCCGCATCCAGTGCCGGCGCTTCCGGCGGAGCCACATCCCTGGTGGTGGGTTCCGCGGACTTCCCGGAAAGCCAGATCATCGCCGAACTGTACGCGGGCGCCTTGAACGCCAACGGAATCACCGCCACCACCAAACCGAACATCGGCTCCCGCGAGGTCTACTTCAAGGCCGTCCAGGACGGTTCGGTGGATGTGGTGCCGGACTACAGCGGCAACCTGCTGCTGTACGTGGACAAGGAAGCCAAGGAAGTCTCCGCAGGGGACATCGCCAAGGCGCTGCCTGGCAAGCTGCCGGACGGGCTCGGGGTCCTGGACGTCTCCAAAGCTGAGGACAAGGACGCCATGGTGGTCACCAAGGCAACCGCGGAGAAGTACCAGCTGAAGTCCATTGAGGACCTGGCCAAGGTCTGCAGCCAGATTGTCGTGGGAGCCCCGGCCACCTTCGCCGAGCGCGCTTACGGCCTGCCCGGGCTGAAGAAGAACTACAACTGCGAGCCCAAGAAGCTGGAACCCTTCAGCGACGGCGGTGGCCCGGTGACGCTCAAGGCGCTGCTGGAGGACCAGGTGCAGGTGGCCGATATCTACACCACCACGCCGTCCATCGCGGACAACGACCTCGTGGTGCTGGACGATCCCAAGAACAACTTCATCGCCCAGCAGGTCCTGCCGCTGTACAACAAGGCCAAGATGACGGACAAGGCCAAGGAGGCACTGAATTCGGTGTCCAGCACCCTCACCACGGATGACCTGATCAACCTCAACCGTGCCGTCAGCGGCAGCCAGAAGCAGGACGCCAAGACGGCAGCAACCAACTGGCTCAAGGAGAAGGGCATCGTCAAGTAG